AGACATATAGAAGGTGTTAAGGATGTAGTTTCTGGATATGCAGGAGGTAATTGTCCAGGAATACCAACCTACAGAGAAGTGTGTTCTGGTAAAACAGGGCATGCTGAAGTAATTCAAGTAAGGTTTGATACCACACGTATAACGTTTAGTGATGTTCTTAAATTATTTATGAGCAACCATAACCCTACCTTAGATACGTATATGAAGGGAGATTATGGTTCTCAATATCGTTCTATAGTGCTGTATCATTCTAAGGAGCAAGAAGAAGTTTCGCTAAACATATTACAAGAAATGCGTATGGAACATGCTAAAAACATCCGTACAGAACTGGCTGAATTTCGCGGTTTTTTTAAAGCGGAAGACTACCATCAAGACTATTTTACTAAAAATAAAGAAGCGGCCTATTGTAGGGGTATTATAGCACCTAAAATAGAGAAGTTAAAACAAGAATTTATTCAAAATATAGAACATTAAAATTATGAGTGCATTAAAAAAAGCATATATCGCCGGTGGATGTTTTTGGGGAATGGAAGATTTGTTTAGAGTTCGCCCAGGCATAAAAGATACTGAGGTGGGTTATATTGGTGGCGAAAATGAAAACCCTACCTATCATAATCATACGAGCCATGCAGAAGGAATAGAACTTACCTATGACCCTACAGAAACATCATTTAAAGAAATATTAGATTATTTCTTTAGAATTCATAACCCAACAACTGTAGACCAACAAGGAAATGATCGTGGTGCTAGTTACAGATCAACAATATTCATTCAAAATGAAGAAGAGAAAGCTATAGCCGAAGAGGTTATTGCTATTGTAAATGCATCAGGACGATGGGAAGGAGATGCCGTAACAACCTTAGAGCCTTACACCACCTTTTGGTTAGCAGAACCAGAACATCAAGATTTTTTATTGAAAAGGCCTAATGGATATACCTGCCATTTTGAGCGCTTTGCTACATTCTTATAATTTATAAAGCCGACAAATTCTTTGTCGGCTTTTATTTTTTTTACACTACCTTTTTTAAAATAGGCTCATATTGTTTCTGTTTTCTTACTTGCTTTTTTATTCCCTTCATTTTTTTATAAACTACATAATTAATCAGTAATATTATTAAGCAAACAACGGCGGTAGCTCCGTTACCATCTTTAGCCAGTAGATGTGCAACAATTCCAAAAAAGAGGTTCATAAAGAAGCCTGCATAGGCCCATTCCCGAATCCAATTGGTTTTGTTAAAAATTAAAATACTGATACCAATAACTTGAGCAGCACCTAGTATTTGTAAAACAGAAGTAGGGTACCCTAGTTTTATAATTTTCAGAACAATGGCATCGTAATTAACAATGCTATTAAGGACAGCTCCTAGCATAGCTAAGGAGAAAATTACCAAAGAAATAACATAGTAGGTTTTTAGATTTTTCATGGGTTTGAGTTTTAATTATTAGCCTTAAACTAGTCCTAATTAAATTTATAAGTTCTTTAAATAGTATGAAATGTTTTTATCTATAGGTGTTTGGTATATCTTTATCGGTAGGAATATTAATTTACAGGATTTTCTGAGGAATTAAGCGATAGTTTGTCCTTATTTACATACTAAAAAAATAGAAGCTCCGTTTTTTATATTTGTGTTTAATTACGAGGCATATCTATTTTTATGAGAAAAATAATAATCTTCATTAGCGTTTTAGTAGTATGCAGTTCTTGTATTTCAAGATTAGTGCGGCCAGCCCTATCAGGAACTATTGTAGATTTTAATGGAAACCCTATAGATAGTTGTTTGGTTGGTGAAACAGTAACAGATCATAATGGGACTTTTTATTTAAAGGAAATTAGAAAAAATTATTTTTTTATTACAGAACTTTTAGTCATGGAGGCACCTCCATTATTCGTGAGGGAACAAATTTCTAAAGCAAATTACACCACGACTGTATTTGAAAATTTTAATAGCCGGGGAGGGGGAGCAAAAAAAGGAACCCACTGGAAATTGGATACACTCCATTTAAAAAAAGAGCACTTCAAAATTGATACTACTTTTTTAAGTCAAAAATGGAAAGTCGCTGCTACCAAAAATTTAGATAGCCTCTACATTATAAAATCTAATTTCATGGAGCTTTGTAAATTGCAGCATTGTTCTAGAATTTATGATGAATATTACAAGTACAGTAGCGATTCCTATTATAATCAATCTAAAAACTTACCCGATAGTATTGTTCAAAAAATAATAGAATTAGACTTATCTACTACACATAGTTTAGCAGCTACTAAAATTATTCAATATGGAGATAAAACAGGGAAAAGTACTATTCGGAAAGCTAATGATACTTTAACGACTATAGGGAAATGGAATTTTAAGGATGATTTATTGCTTTTTAATAGTAATTTTGATGAATTAAATGGAAAATATGCGGTTCAAGAAAACAATTATGAATATTTGTTAGTAACTAAAGTAGATGAATGAAACTTTAGAATTATTAACAAAAAATGAGGTAACAACAGCGGGAATTATTTTTTTGATGATTTTTAGTTGCTTCGTGGCCCTATTTCATACCGTTATTTTTTCAGGGCTTTTTAAAGCCAAATTTAATGGATGGTTATTTTTTGTTATCAACCCACTACTTGTATTACTTTCTAGTTTAATTTATAGGCCCATTACTTATGTAATGTTTGCCCTACTCTTTATTTCTGTATTTATTCTAGCCTTTATAGGAATGATATATTCCGGAATATCAGGCGTAAAGAAGGCTCGTGTAGAACAAGATAAAATTAATAAAAAATATGATATTGAGGCAACACCTATCTGGAAGAAACTTCTAGGTTACCTAGCTGTTTTAGTAGTTATAATTGCTTTATATTACGTTGGCTTTTATGCCATTTTCTTTTTGCTTTTTGCCATTCCATTTCTAAAATTTATACTACCCAATACTAAAAGTAGATTCTTAAAATACCAAAGTACGCTGCCTACCTCTAAAATTAGATCTGTGGCAATGGGCTTAGCGGAAATTGAAGGAAAATTAAGAACCATTGAGCATTTAGAATCGCCCATAGGTTCCATACCATGTATTGGGTATAGGTATAAAATAGAAAATATTAGTACGGATAAAGATGGAGACAAAAGCTACAGTAGTATTTTTGATGAGATTAAATGTAATACATTTTATGTCTTAGACGAGACAGGAATTATTAAGGTAATACCAGATAAAATAGAATTTGTATACGTATCAGAATATGATTCATATATAGGGTCAGGTAAACGATATACCCAATATTTATTGCAAGAAAATGATAGTGTGTTACTTATAGGAAAGGCAAGTATACAGTCCGATAATGAACCAATATTTGAGTATGAAAATATAAAAAAAGTATTTGCAATTGCTCCTTCAGAAAATGTAAAACATTATAATACGTTTAAACCATTGTTAAATTCGCTTACACTTTTTTGCTCATTCTTTGGTTTTTTAGTAGCGGTAGTATTAGTGACACCTATAGATATTACAAAACATAAAATAAGTATTAGCGAACCACAATTTTTCGATTCAAATCAAACGGAATCCATCTATGAAATTGAATATGATAGCGCTACGGAAACTGACGGTTCCTATGAAGAAAATGAAGACTTTAATCCACAAAGAGCAAATAATCCTTATAATTCACCATATCAAGATTCTGAACCAACTAACTAAATAAAAAAAATGAGTCCATTAATTTCGTATTCCATTATTGCTTTATTAATCGTAGGTATAATTAGTGTAATTATTTCTTCTTATAACAAATTAATTATGCTAAAAAACAATGTAGATAAGGCATTTTTTAATATTGATGTGCTTTTAAAACAGCGTGCAGATGAGATTCCAAATCTGATTAAAGTTGTTAAAGAAAGCATGCATTATGAAGAAGCTACGCTTACAAAACTTACAGAACTTAGAACTTCTTATTTTAGCTCCAACAAGCAAGAAGAAAAGATAGGGTTATCAAATCAAATGGATGCATTGGTAAATTCCATTTTTGTGATCTCAGAGAATTATCCTGACTTAAAGGCAAATAAAAATTTTACCATGCTACAGCAAAGGGTTTCTGGAATAGAAGATGCTATTGCCGATCGCAGAGAATTTTATAATGAAAGCATTACTATGTTTAATATTGGAATTGCAGAATTCCCTCCCGTTATTTTAGCAAAATTATTAGGGTATAAAGAAAAGGCCTTATTACAGATCACCGCTTTAGAAAAAAAATATGACGGAATTCAGTTTTAAATTTATTGATTTAGTACTTTTATTTGAGAAAACCCCAATGTTAATGGTTATGTGGGCAGCTTTTGGATATATTTTTACGTCTTTTATTTTATTAATTCCATCTATGATTTTAAGAAAAATGGGGCTAACATTAAAACTTGATAAGGCAATGGGAGTAGTGGGTGTTATAATTGTATTGACGTGGTTGGTCGGGTTTATCACTCAAATGATACTTCTATTCTCTGACGTTCCAGGATCCAAAATGTTTATTATTTGGATTTTAATGCTATTTACATTTATCATATTTGCAATTACAAATTATCAAATGATCGTAAAATATTTAAATACGATAGGGAAAACCAAATCATAAATAGCCATAGAATTACACTAAAAGAAGTAATGGTAATAGTAAATAACTAAATTATTACTGTTGGTTATTTTCTTTAAACTTGGTATAAATCCATTGTTTTTCTCTCAAAGAGAATTTCTTTTGTTCAAACCAATCGTAAGCTGCTATTTTTTCATTTTCTATTTGAGCATTGCGTATGGCTTGTAAGGAAACTAAATGCCAATGTGTTCCTCTTTGTCTCGCAACAGAGTATCCAATATCTTCTGTGATGAAGGAGATTTTTGGCTCATTGTATAAGCGAGTGCCATTTTTCAAGATAGCTAAAGTCTTCGTTAATTTTTCTACTTCAGAAAATGAATATCTAATGAAATCATCAAAACCATCTTGTTTTGTATTGTATACTTTATCTCCAATCTTTAATCTATCCATGCTTATCTAAAGTTTGCAAAAATAAGCCGAACATCGTTTTTAGACTAGGGTAGTGGTTTATTACTTATTAACAAATAATTAGAGCGCTATTAATCAGTGTTTTACGATTTTTTTTATTTGGTTTATTTTTTTTAAAATGAATTACTTTGGACCCCTTTCCCATTAGTACTAAGTCAGTTGTAGTTAAAAATAAGCCGGTTTCTACAATTCCAGGAATAGCGATTAATTCTTGGTTTAGAGATTCTAAATTATAGAAAGGTAAAATATTTACATCTAAAATGTAATTCTTTTCGTCTGTCGAAAATACTGTTTCTCCTTTTTTTCTTAGTATAGGGTCTAAGCCTTTTTGATGTAATTGATCTGCTATTTTTTTAGTTGCGAAAGGGACGGTTTCAATCGGAAGTCTAAATGCTCCTAAGCGAGATACTTGTTTACCAGAGTCGGCAATTATGATGTTGAATTCAGAGTTTGATGCAATTATTTTTTCTCTTAATAATGCGCCACCTCCGCCTTTAATTAATTGAAGGTAAGTATCAAACTCATCTGCACCATCAATAGTAATGTCTATTTTTTTTACTTCTTCTAACGATAGGATTTTAATACCATTTTTTAGCGCAAATTTTTCAGTAGCTTCTGAAGTAGGAACTCCGTAAATAATCAGGCCTTCTTTTTTTATTCGTTCTCCTAAATGCGTAATCATATAGGCAGCTGTAGACCCTGTTCCTAAACCTATGGTCATATTATTTTTAATAAATTTTACAGCTTCAATAGCTGCTAATTCTTTTTCAGAAATACTATTCATTTTTTTCTTTCCTTTAGGAATCTATTTTTACACTTTTTAATCGTAAGGCATTGGTTATAACCGATACAGAGCTAAAACTCATGGCTAATGCTGCTATCATTGGAGATAATAACATCCCGAAAAACGGAAATAATACGCCTGCAGCAATAGGGATACCAATGGTATTGTAAATTAAAGCGAAAAACAAATTCTGTTTAATATTTTTCATGACGGCTTCACTCAAGCTTCTAGCTTTGACGATACCGTGTAAATCTCCTTTCACTAAAGTAATCATAGCACTTTCAATAGCCACATCAGTACCGGTACCCATAGCGATCCCAACATTACTTTGTGCTAGGGCAGGGGCGTCATTTATTCCGTCACCGGCCATGGCTACAATATGCCCATCATCTTGTAATTTTTTTACTTCATTTAATTTATCTTCGGGTAACATACCCGCTTTAAAATCGGTTAAATTTAATTGTTTTGCAACTGCGGCTGCTGTTTCGCGATTATCTCCCGTAAGCATAATTACGGCAATACCTTTGTCTTGTAATTCCTTGATTGCTTGTGCGCTAGTCGTCTTTATTTTATCGCCAATAACTACATACCCAACAACAGTTGTGCCTACAGCAAGATAGGATACTGTTTTTCCTTCTTTTTGATACGTAAGTACTTCATCGGCTATATTTTTATGAATTTTAGCATCAGCATGCGCCATCATTTTTTCATTTCCTAAGCGGATTTTTTCACCCTTAATTTCTCCTTCAACCCCTTTGCCTGTTACTGCATTGAATTTTTCTATGGTTACTACTTCAGCCTGTTGTTCTTTACCATATTTTAAGGTCGCAGCCGCAAGCGGATGTTCACTCTGATTATTTAATGCGACAATAAATTTTAGGACATCTTTCTCAGATAAATCACTCACAACACCTATTTTTTCAACGGTAGGTTTTCCTTCAGTAATCGTACCTGTTTTATCTACAATTAAAGTATCAACTTTATCCATGATCTCTAAAGCCTCGGCATTTTTTATTAAAACACCATTCTTAGCACCACTACCCACACCCACCATAATAGACATGGGTGTTGCTAAACCTAATGCACAAGGACAAGCAATTATTAATACAGAAATAGCATTTACTAAAGCAAAAACATAAGCAGGATTTGGTCCCCAAATTGCCCAAACAATAAAAGTAACAACTGAAATAAAAACTACAACAGGAACAAAATACCCAGAAACCTTATCTGCTAAATTCTGAATAGGAGCACGGCTACGGCTTGCATCGTTTACCATTTTTACAATTTGCGATAAAAGGGTTTCATTCCCTACTTTTTCGGCTTCCATTAAGAATGACTGATTTCCGTTAATTGTTCCGCTGTTCACCTTATCCGCTACCGTTTTACTAACGGGTACAGGCTCTCCAGAAATCATGGATTCATCAACACTTGTATCCCCTTCTATAATAGCACCATCTACAGGAATCTTTTCTCCTGGCTTAACCCTTAGAATATCTCCTTTTTTTATTTTATCAATAGAAACCTCTTTTTCCTCACCGTTAACCACCAGGAGTGCCTTATTAGGTGCCAATTTTAATAGCTCTTTTACCGCAGTGTTTGTTCTGCTGTGTGCTCTAGCTTCTAGCACTTGTCCCATTAAAACTAACGTAAGAATCACCGTTGCAGCTTCAAAATACACATGTACAGCTCCTGTTTCTGTTTTAAACTGTGCAGGAAAAAAGTCTGGAAATAACATTCCGAAAAAACTAAAAATCCAAGCAACACCTGCACCAATACCGATTAGCGTGAACATATTTAGGTTCCAAGTTTTTACACTTCTATAGGCTCTTTGGAAAAATACCCAAGTAGCATAAAAAACAACAGGGATAGATAATAAGAACTGTATCCAATTCCACCATTTTTGTTCTAGCAGGTTATATAAAGGATTGTTTGGTATCATTTCACTCATCGCAATGA
This genomic stretch from Cellulophaga algicola DSM 14237 harbors:
- the msrA gene encoding peptide-methionine (S)-S-oxide reductase MsrA; the encoded protein is MSKIETATFGGGCFWCLEAVFRHIEGVKDVVSGYAGGNCPGIPTYREVCSGKTGHAEVIQVRFDTTRITFSDVLKLFMSNHNPTLDTYMKGDYGSQYRSIVLYHSKEQEEVSLNILQEMRMEHAKNIRTELAEFRGFFKAEDYHQDYFTKNKEAAYCRGIIAPKIEKLKQEFIQNIEH
- the msrA gene encoding peptide-methionine (S)-S-oxide reductase MsrA; translated protein: MSALKKAYIAGGCFWGMEDLFRVRPGIKDTEVGYIGGENENPTYHNHTSHAEGIELTYDPTETSFKEILDYFFRIHNPTTVDQQGNDRGASYRSTIFIQNEEEKAIAEEVIAIVNASGRWEGDAVTTLEPYTTFWLAEPEHQDFLLKRPNGYTCHFERFATFL
- a CDS encoding DoxX family protein; the encoded protein is MKNLKTYYVISLVIFSLAMLGAVLNSIVNYDAIVLKIIKLGYPTSVLQILGAAQVIGISILIFNKTNWIREWAYAGFFMNLFFGIVAHLLAKDGNGATAVVCLIILLINYVVYKKMKGIKKQVRKQKQYEPILKKVV
- a CDS encoding tripartite tricarboxylate transporter TctB family protein: MNETLELLTKNEVTTAGIIFLMIFSCFVALFHTVIFSGLFKAKFNGWLFFVINPLLVLLSSLIYRPITYVMFALLFISVFILAFIGMIYSGISGVKKARVEQDKINKKYDIEATPIWKKLLGYLAVLVVIIALYYVGFYAIFFLLFAIPFLKFILPNTKSRFLKYQSTLPTSKIRSVAMGLAEIEGKLRTIEHLESPIGSIPCIGYRYKIENISTDKDGDKSYSSIFDEIKCNTFYVLDETGIIKVIPDKIEFVYVSEYDSYIGSGKRYTQYLLQENDSVLLIGKASIQSDNEPIFEYENIKKVFAIAPSENVKHYNTFKPLLNSLTLFCSFFGFLVAVVLVTPIDITKHKISISEPQFFDSNQTESIYEIEYDSATETDGSYEENEDFNPQRANNPYNSPYQDSEPTN
- a CDS encoding LemA family protein, producing MSPLISYSIIALLIVGIISVIISSYNKLIMLKNNVDKAFFNIDVLLKQRADEIPNLIKVVKESMHYEEATLTKLTELRTSYFSSNKQEEKIGLSNQMDALVNSIFVISENYPDLKANKNFTMLQQRVSGIEDAIADRREFYNESITMFNIGIAEFPPVILAKLLGYKEKALLQITALEKKYDGIQF
- the rpiA gene encoding ribose-5-phosphate isomerase RpiA; amino-acid sequence: MNSISEKELAAIEAVKFIKNNMTIGLGTGSTAAYMITHLGERIKKEGLIIYGVPTSEATEKFALKNGIKILSLEEVKKIDITIDGADEFDTYLQLIKGGGGALLREKIIASNSEFNIIIADSGKQVSRLGAFRLPIETVPFATKKIADQLHQKGLDPILRKKGETVFSTDEKNYILDVNILPFYNLESLNQELIAIPGIVETGLFLTTTDLVLMGKGSKVIHFKKNKPNKKNRKTLINSALIIC
- a CDS encoding heavy metal translocating P-type ATPase, which encodes MEHTYPIHGMSCNGCRAHVEKTLSKVDGVSSVSVDLDKAEATIAMDSHISLETFQEALAADGGGYSIHKPGDHQHTKEEKVKKATGQGTGTFYCPMHCEGDKTYDKPGDCPVCGMDLVEEQNLSVSNSEQWTCPMHPEVIRDEPGSCPICGMDLVPMQPDTSAEEKTYKKLLRKFWIAFGFTLPIFIIAMSEMIPNNPLYNLLEQKWWNWIQFLLSIPVVFYATWVFFQRAYRSVKTWNLNMFTLIGIGAGVAWIFSFFGMLFPDFFPAQFKTETGAVHVYFEAATVILTLVLMGQVLEARAHSRTNTAVKELLKLAPNKALLVVNGEEKEVSIDKIKKGDILRVKPGEKIPVDGAIIEGDTSVDESMISGEPVPVSKTVADKVNSGTINGNQSFLMEAEKVGNETLLSQIVKMVNDASRSRAPIQNLADKVSGYFVPVVVFISVVTFIVWAIWGPNPAYVFALVNAISVLIIACPCALGLATPMSIMVGVGSGAKNGVLIKNAEALEIMDKVDTLIVDKTGTITEGKPTVEKIGVVSDLSEKDVLKFIVALNNQSEHPLAAATLKYGKEQQAEVVTIEKFNAVTGKGVEGEIKGEKIRLGNEKMMAHADAKIHKNIADEVLTYQKEGKTVSYLAVGTTVVGYVVIGDKIKTTSAQAIKELQDKGIAVIMLTGDNRETAAAVAKQLNLTDFKAGMLPEDKLNEVKKLQDDGHIVAMAGDGINDAPALAQSNVGIAMGTGTDVAIESAMITLVKGDLHGIVKARSLSEAVMKNIKQNLFFALIYNTIGIPIAAGVLFPFFGMLLSPMIAALAMSFSSVSVITNALRLKSVKIDS